In a single window of the Cucumis melo cultivar AY chromosome 11, USDA_Cmelo_AY_1.0, whole genome shotgun sequence genome:
- the LOC103501072 gene encoding uncharacterized protein LOC103501072 has protein sequence MAKTTYAMGLISAIAASTSLSQNHSAHADGPFNFPPFSSSPAANVPLPSPAPQSSSPASSPEPSAPKPRNDNPRTSSSGFDPEALERGAKALREITSSSHAKKAFEVMKKQEETRQVELQARAAEFKAMQAQAETERQRVIYDEQKKLAQHQAQTKSQMARYEDELARKRMQAENEYQRARNQELVKLQEESSIRQEQARRATEEQIQAQRRQTEREKAEIERETIRVRAMAEAEGRAHEAKLAEEVNRRMLVDRANAEREKWIAAINTTFDHIGGGLKAILTDQNKLVVAVGGITALAAGIYTTREGAKVVWSYVDRILGQPSLIRESSRGKYPWSGLFSRIKDTVSHSDKGSSSKKGNGFGDVILHPSLQKRIEQLANATSNTKSHQAPFRNMLFYGPPGTGKTMAARELARKSGLDYALMTGGDVAPLGSQAVTKIHQLFDWAKKSRKGLLLFIDEADAFLCERNKTYMSEAQRSALNALLFRTGDQSKDIVLALATNRPGDLDSAVGDRIDEVLEFPLPGEDERFKLLKLYLEKYIANAGMRKSGLFQNVFKGQQKKIEIKGLTDDIIREAAAKTDGFSGREIAKLMASVQAAVYGSETCVLDPSLFREVVDYKVAEHQQRRKLAASEGGSVQN, from the exons atggcGAAGACGACGTATGCCATGGGTTTAATTTCCGCCATTGCAGCCTCTACGTCTTTATCGCAAAACCATTCTGCCCATGCCGATGGCCCCTTCAACTTTCCTCCCTTTTCCTCTTCTCCTGCCGCCAATGTTCCTCTGCCTTCTCCTGCTCCACAGTCTTCCTCACCTGCTTCTAGCCCTGAACCCTCTGCCCCAAAGCCTCGTAATGACAATCCGAGGACGTCCTCATCTGGGTTTGATCCGGAAGCGCTCGAGCGTGGCGCCAAAGCTCTTAGAGAGATTACTAGCTCTTCGCATGCCAAGaag GCTTTTGAAGTCATGAAGAAGCAAGAAGAGACAAGACAAGTAGAGTTGCAGGCAAGGGCTGCTGAATTTAAAGCTATGCAAGCACAAGCTGAAACC GAAAGACAAAGGGTTATATATGATGAGCAGAAGAAGTTAGCTCAGCATCAAGCACAGACTAAATCCCAAATGGCACGGTATGAGGATGAATTGGCAAGGAAGAGGATGCAG GCAGAAAATGAGTATCAAAGAGCCAGGAATCAAGAGCTTGTAAAACTACAAGAAGAGTCATCAATTCGGCAAGAGCAAGCACGTCGAGCTACTGAAGAGCAAATTCAAGCCCAAAGACGGCAAACAGAGAGGGAGAAGGCTGAGATAGAGCGTGAGACCATCAGAGTTAGGGCAATGGCAGAAGCAGAAGGAAGAGCACATGAAGCAAAACTCGCTGAAGAGGTAAACAGGCGAATGCTAGTTGATCGTGCAAATGCAGAGAGAGAAAAATGGATTGCTGCAATTAATACTACTTTTGATCATATTGGAG GAGGTTTGAAGGCCATTTTGACTGATCAAAATAAATTGGTAGTTGCTGTTGGTGGAATTACTGCATTAGCTGCAGGCATTTACACGACAAG GGAGGGTGCGAAGGTGGTTTGGAGCTATGTGGATAGAATATTAGGACAGCCATCATTGATTAGAGAGTCCTCTCGAGGGAAATACCCTTGGTCAGGGTTGTTTTCACGTATCAAGGACACTGTATCACATTCAGATAAGGGGTCTTCCTCAAAAAAGGGAAATGGGTTTGGAGATGTAATTTTGCACCCTTCGCTTCAGAAGCGGATAGAACAACTAGCAAATGCAACATCAAATACAAAGTCTCATCAGGCTCCATTTCGGAATATGCTTTTCTATGGTCCTCCTGGAACAGGAAAGACAATGGCTGCTAGAGAGCTAGCTCGCAAATCT GGACTGGATTATGCATTGATGACAGGAGGGGATGTTGCTCCTCTGGGATCGCAAGCTGTTACTAAGATACACCAGTTATTTGATTGGGCTAAGAAATCGAGAAAGGGCTTACTGCTTTTCATTGATGAAGCAGATGCATTTTTATGCGA GCGAAACAAAACATACATGAGTGAAGCCCAAAGAAGTGCACTCAATGCTCTTCTTTTTCGCACTGGTGACCAGTCAAAGGATATTGTTCTTGCTCTTGCTACAAATCGCCCTGGTGATCTTGATTCAGCTGTAGGCGATCGTATTGATGAAGTTCTAGAATTCCCCTTGCCTGGGGAAGACGAGCGCTTCAAGCTCTTGAAGCTCTATCTAGAAAAATACATAGCAAATGCCGGAATGAGAAAGTCTGGCTTGTTCCAAAACGTTTTTAAAGGACAACAAAAGAAGATTGAGATCAAGGGGTTGACTGATGATATCATACGCGAAGCAGCTGCAAAAACTGATGGATTTTCGGGGAGAGAAATAGCAAAGTTGATGGCAAGTGTACAAGCTGCTGTATATGGTAGTGAGACGTGTGTGCTTGATCCGAGCCTATTTCGTGAGGTGGTAGATTATAAGGTTGCTGAACATCAACAGAGAAGGAAACTTGCTGCCTCAGAAGGAGGCAGTGTGCAAAATTGA